In Flavobacterium sp. WV_118_3, one DNA window encodes the following:
- a CDS encoding porin family protein: protein MKKNLFFLVVFTLFCTPFYAQMIQFGVKAGVNFANFTGGNVEGYDFKTITSYHAGIVSEIKLLENLSIQPELLYSTQGAKLEGLGDQIKNELGYISIPVLAKFYLTSNKLSLELGPQASFLVSERNKVSSNDSKTFDFAVAGGLSYKITNSIFIQGRYALGLTEVSKDADVKNSTIQFSLGYMF from the coding sequence ATGAAAAAAAATCTGTTTTTTTTAGTAGTATTCACCTTATTTTGTACTCCTTTTTATGCCCAAATGATCCAATTTGGGGTGAAAGCCGGAGTGAATTTCGCCAATTTTACCGGTGGCAATGTCGAAGGTTATGACTTTAAAACCATAACCAGCTATCATGCCGGGATTGTTTCGGAGATTAAATTACTAGAAAACCTTTCCATCCAACCGGAGCTTTTGTATTCTACTCAGGGTGCCAAACTGGAAGGATTAGGGGATCAGATTAAAAATGAATTGGGCTATATCTCTATTCCGGTACTGGCCAAGTTCTATCTGACTTCAAACAAACTTAGTCTGGAATTAGGTCCGCAGGCTTCCTTCCTCGTAAGCGAACGCAACAAAGTGAGTTCAAATGATTCCAAAACTTTTGATTTTGCCGTTGCCGGTGGTTTGAGTTACAAAATAACCAATAGTATTTTTATTCAGGGCCGCTATGCCCTCGGTCTTACCGAAGTCTCTAAAGATGCGGATGTCAAAAACTCGACCATCCAGTTTTCTCTAGGCTATATGTTTTAA
- the aroQ gene encoding type II 3-dehydroquinate dehydratase: protein MRLIIINGPNLNLLGKREPEIYGSQTFEDYFKILQNRFPDIHLEYYQSNIEGELISKIQEKGFDFDGIILNAGAYTHTSIGIGDAIKAVTTPVIEVHISNTFSRESFRHQSYISPNAKGVIIGFGLQSYDLALQSFL from the coding sequence ATGAGACTGATCATTATTAATGGCCCGAATTTAAACCTCTTAGGAAAACGCGAACCCGAAATATACGGTTCTCAAACTTTTGAGGATTATTTCAAGATTCTGCAAAACCGCTTTCCCGATATTCATCTGGAGTATTATCAGAGCAATATCGAAGGTGAACTGATTTCTAAAATCCAGGAGAAAGGGTTTGATTTTGACGGCATCATCCTAAATGCCGGCGCCTATACCCATACTTCCATTGGCATTGGCGATGCGATTAAAGCCGTGACGACTCCGGTGATCGAAGTGCATATTTCGAATACTTTTTCCAGAGAGTCTTTCCGCCACCAATCCTATATTTCACCCAACGCCAAAGGGGTTATTATCGGTTTCGGTTTGCAGAGCTATGATCTCGCATTGCAATCTTTTTTATAG
- a CDS encoding DUF5686 and carboxypeptidase regulatory-like domain-containing protein, whose protein sequence is MKKTITLLTLLCTFLSMAQIRGKVVTSSGQPLPYASVLIENTYNGTSTNDNGFYEISVKDLGTYTLIYQCLGFKTKKITINANRLPYTVEDITLADENFILNEVVINNKENPANAIIRSAIASRKKNMAKSDKFEADFYSRGIFRVKDMPKKILGQEIGDMNGSIDSTGSGIIYLSETVSKIAFEKPNNLREEIIASKVSGNDKGFSYNTARGTHYDFYENYVNFGINMVSPIANNAFNYYRYTLESTFFDNYNHLINKIKVMPKRDKEPVFEGYIYIVEDTWAIYAVDLDIKGYRMQEPVMETMKLTQNFTYNTGTGIWAKNIQTMDFTAGIFGIKFTGKFTHVFNNYVFRDSFEKKTFRNEIVTIQKEANKKDNTYWDTFRPVPLTDEEVTDYHKKDSIQTLRTSRVYLDSIDAKKNKFSLSDILFGYTHRNSFKKQIFSYDGIIDPTSVNFNTVQGWNLNSGLSFRTWDDEKGSATTISTKLNYGFAENRLRVVGNIYHRFNAINNASLNITGGSSIQQFNAAQPISNILNSVTTLFFKNNFAKFYNKEFISIHYGQEVVNGITLNGKLEYSARKPLFNNTDYVIFKRDKPYTSNNPLLPDDNTIAALEKHNLVKASIATRIRFGQKYISRPDRKVNIPNEKYPTLSLAYEKAFAGSSDNYNYDLVSGAIDYNTRLGNKGDLGIRFKAGKFFNADNISFVDYKHFNGNQTHIGTSDRYLNVFNLLPYYSNSTNDAYLETHIEHDFKGYIMNKIPLLNKLQWNLVVGFHQINVPNTKPYQEFTAGFDNIGWGKFRMFRVDYVRSYQNGFQTDGVVFGLKILNIVE, encoded by the coding sequence ATGAAAAAAACAATTACACTACTCACTCTTTTATGTACGTTCCTCTCCATGGCCCAGATCCGCGGAAAAGTGGTTACCAGTAGCGGTCAGCCGTTACCCTATGCCAGCGTACTGATTGAGAATACCTATAATGGTACCTCAACCAACGACAACGGTTTCTACGAAATCAGCGTAAAGGATCTGGGAACCTATACCCTTATTTACCAATGTCTGGGTTTTAAAACCAAAAAAATAACCATTAATGCCAACCGGCTACCGTATACAGTAGAGGATATTACGTTGGCCGATGAAAATTTTATTCTGAACGAGGTCGTTATCAACAATAAAGAAAATCCGGCCAATGCTATTATTCGCAGCGCCATTGCGAGTCGGAAAAAGAACATGGCCAAATCGGATAAGTTTGAAGCCGATTTTTATTCCCGTGGAATTTTCCGTGTCAAGGATATGCCGAAAAAAATATTAGGACAGGAAATTGGCGATATGAATGGCTCCATCGATTCAACCGGATCGGGCATCATCTATTTATCGGAAACCGTTTCAAAAATCGCGTTCGAAAAACCCAATAACCTTCGCGAGGAAATCATCGCCTCCAAAGTGAGTGGAAACGACAAAGGCTTTAGCTATAACACCGCTCGTGGTACGCATTACGATTTTTACGAGAATTATGTCAATTTCGGAATCAATATGGTATCGCCTATCGCGAATAATGCGTTTAATTATTATAGGTACACACTGGAAAGCACGTTTTTCGATAACTATAATCATTTGATCAATAAAATAAAGGTCATGCCAAAACGCGATAAAGAGCCTGTTTTTGAAGGGTATATTTATATCGTAGAAGACACCTGGGCCATTTATGCCGTAGATCTGGACATAAAAGGTTATCGTATGCAGGAACCGGTGATGGAAACGATGAAACTAACTCAGAATTTCACCTATAATACCGGAACCGGAATCTGGGCCAAAAATATTCAGACGATGGATTTTACAGCGGGGATTTTCGGGATTAAATTTACCGGAAAGTTTACGCATGTATTTAATAATTATGTTTTCCGCGATAGCTTTGAAAAGAAAACCTTCCGAAACGAAATCGTTACGATTCAGAAAGAAGCCAACAAAAAAGACAATACGTACTGGGATACGTTCCGCCCGGTTCCGTTAACCGACGAGGAAGTAACCGATTATCATAAAAAAGATAGTATCCAAACCTTGAGAACCTCTCGTGTTTATCTGGATTCCATTGATGCCAAAAAAAATAAATTCAGCCTGAGTGATATTCTTTTTGGCTATACCCATCGTAATTCGTTTAAAAAGCAAATTTTTAGCTACGATGGTATCATCGATCCGACTTCTGTTAATTTCAATACTGTACAGGGATGGAATCTGAATTCCGGTTTGTCATTCCGTACCTGGGATGATGAAAAAGGTAGTGCTACCACCATTAGCACTAAACTGAATTATGGTTTTGCCGAAAACCGTTTGCGCGTTGTGGGTAACATTTACCACCGTTTTAATGCGATTAATAATGCGTCGCTAAATATTACCGGAGGAAGCAGTATCCAGCAGTTTAACGCGGCACAACCGATTAGCAATATCCTGAATTCGGTGACAACCTTATTCTTTAAAAACAACTTTGCGAAGTTCTATAATAAGGAGTTTATCAGTATCCATTACGGACAAGAGGTTGTTAATGGTATTACCTTAAATGGTAAATTGGAGTATTCCGCCCGAAAACCGTTATTCAACAATACGGATTATGTTATTTTTAAACGCGACAAACCGTATACCTCAAACAATCCGTTACTTCCGGATGACAATACGATCGCAGCACTGGAAAAACACAATCTTGTAAAAGCAAGTATTGCCACCCGAATCCGATTTGGTCAGAAATACATCTCCAGACCCGATCGAAAAGTGAACATTCCGAACGAAAAATATCCGACACTATCGCTGGCTTATGAAAAAGCGTTTGCCGGAAGTTCCGACAATTACAATTACGACCTTGTTTCCGGAGCTATCGATTACAACACCCGATTGGGAAATAAAGGGGATTTGGGAATCCGTTTTAAAGCTGGTAAATTTTTTAATGCCGATAATATTTCATTTGTCGACTATAAACATTTTAACGGAAATCAGACGCATATCGGAACCAGCGACCGCTATCTGAATGTATTCAACCTGTTACCGTACTATTCCAACAGTACGAATGATGCGTATTTAGAAACGCATATCGAACACGATTTTAAAGGGTATATTATGAATAAAATCCCGTTGTTAAACAAATTACAATGGAATCTGGTAGTTGGATTTCATCAGATTAATGTACCGAATACCAAACCGTATCAGGAGTTTACTGCCGGTTTCGACAATATCGGATGGGGTAAATTCCGTATGTTCCGTGTGGATTATGTACGCTCCTATCAGAATGGTTTCCAAACCGATGGTGTTGTTTTTGGTCTGAAGATCCTTAATATAGTCGAATAA
- a CDS encoding TSUP family transporter has protein sequence METITIVLLCVAAFAAGFVDAIVGGGGLIQTPAALILLPHYAVSSVIGSLKIPAFCGTSSAAYQYIKRVTVKWRLLLLMAVLAFVSAFAGSQVLTMVSNDFMKPLLLVILIALAIYTFLKKDFGQRKEQAAISPRTIVIRAAIISCIVGFYDGFIGPGTGSFFVVGFISLLGMDFLQASTNAKLVNLATNFGSICLFLLKGKIIWMIALPMAASNALGGWVGAKLALNKGNGFIRIFFLVVVIGTLIRFAYDIFIKK, from the coding sequence ATGGAAACGATTACTATAGTATTACTTTGTGTAGCTGCCTTTGCGGCTGGTTTTGTAGATGCCATTGTGGGTGGTGGTGGATTGATACAAACTCCGGCGGCTTTGATCTTGTTACCACATTATGCGGTATCATCGGTGATTGGTTCGCTCAAAATACCGGCCTTTTGCGGGACATCATCGGCAGCGTATCAATATATTAAAAGAGTAACGGTTAAATGGCGGTTATTGCTCTTAATGGCTGTTTTGGCCTTTGTATCGGCTTTTGCCGGCTCGCAGGTACTTACAATGGTGAGCAATGATTTTATGAAACCGTTGTTATTGGTGATTCTGATCGCATTGGCGATTTATACCTTTCTTAAAAAAGACTTTGGTCAGCGTAAGGAACAGGCAGCAATCAGCCCTCGGACAATCGTAATACGTGCCGCGATCATTAGCTGCATTGTTGGATTTTATGACGGATTTATCGGCCCCGGAACCGGAAGCTTTTTTGTGGTCGGTTTTATTTCCCTGTTGGGAATGGATTTTTTACAAGCCTCAACCAATGCCAAACTGGTCAATCTGGCAACCAATTTCGGATCGATATGTCTGTTTTTATTAAAAGGAAAAATTATCTGGATGATCGCTTTGCCAATGGCGGCCAGTAATGCTTTGGGCGGATGGGTTGGCGCCAAACTGGCACTTAACAAAGGAAACGGTTTTATCCGGATCTTCTTTTTGGTTGTTGTTATCGGAACACTGATCCGTTTTGCATATGATATCTTTATAAAAAAATAA
- the murA gene encoding UDP-N-acetylglucosamine 1-carboxyvinyltransferase — MGTFKIEGGIKLKGEITPQGAKNEALQILCAVLLTPEKVTISNIPDIIDVNKLITLLGNLGVKIQKIGSNAYTFQADEVNLNYLESIDFKDEGRALRGSIMIVGPLLARFGKGYIPKPGGDKIGRRRLDTHFEGFINLGAKFRYNKEDYFYGVEAEKLKGTYMLLDEASVTGTANIVMAAVLAEGKTTIYNAACEPYLQQLCKMLNAMGAKITGVGSNLLEIEGVERLGGCEHRILPDMIEIGSWIGLAAMTQSEITIKDVSWDNLGVIPNTFRKLGITLERKGDDIYIPAHVDGYEIKTDIDGSILTIADAPWPGFTPDLLSIVLVVATQAKGEVLIHQKMFESRLFFVDKLIDMGAKIILCDPHRATIIGHNFKSQLKATTMSSPDIRAGISLLIAALSAKGSSIIQNIEQIDRGYEKIDERLRAIGANIVRV, encoded by the coding sequence ATGGGAACATTTAAAATAGAAGGGGGAATCAAATTAAAAGGAGAAATTACCCCTCAGGGAGCCAAGAATGAGGCTTTGCAAATATTGTGTGCAGTATTGCTAACGCCGGAAAAAGTGACTATTTCGAATATTCCCGATATCATTGATGTTAATAAATTGATCACCCTATTAGGGAATCTGGGTGTAAAAATCCAGAAAATCGGATCGAATGCCTATACGTTTCAGGCCGATGAAGTGAACCTGAATTACCTGGAGTCCATTGATTTTAAAGACGAAGGAAGAGCCTTACGCGGTTCTATCATGATCGTTGGGCCGTTATTGGCGCGTTTCGGAAAAGGATACATCCCGAAACCGGGTGGAGACAAAATCGGACGTCGTCGTTTGGATACCCACTTCGAAGGATTTATCAATTTAGGAGCAAAATTCCGCTATAATAAAGAAGACTATTTCTACGGAGTAGAAGCCGAAAAACTAAAAGGTACCTATATGCTTTTGGATGAAGCTTCTGTAACCGGAACAGCCAACATCGTAATGGCAGCTGTTTTGGCCGAAGGAAAAACGACCATTTATAACGCTGCGTGTGAACCGTATTTACAGCAATTGTGTAAAATGTTAAACGCGATGGGCGCTAAAATCACCGGAGTAGGTTCCAACCTGTTGGAAATCGAAGGAGTGGAACGTTTGGGCGGATGCGAACACCGAATTCTTCCGGACATGATCGAAATCGGTTCGTGGATTGGTTTGGCAGCGATGACACAAAGTGAAATCACCATTAAAGACGTAAGCTGGGATAACCTGGGTGTTATTCCAAATACGTTCCGCAAACTGGGAATCACCTTAGAACGAAAAGGAGACGATATTTATATTCCGGCTCATGTGGACGGCTATGAAATCAAAACCGATATCGACGGATCGATCCTTACGATTGCCGATGCACCTTGGCCGGGATTCACACCCGATTTGCTAAGTATTGTTTTGGTTGTGGCAACACAGGCTAAAGGAGAAGTACTGATTCACCAGAAGATGTTCGAAAGCCGTTTGTTCTTTGTCGATAAACTGATCGATATGGGCGCTAAAATTATCCTTTGTGATCCGCACAGAGCGACTATCATCGGACATAACTTTAAATCGCAGTTAAAAGCAACTACAATGTCCTCACCGGATATCCGTGCCGGTATTTCATTACTAATCGCGGCATTATCAGCCAAAGGAAGCAGTATCATTCAGAATATCGAGCAAATCGACCGCGGATACGAAAAAATTGACGAAAGATTACGCGCCATCGGAGCCAACATCGTTCGCGTATAA
- a CDS encoding DUF4290 domain-containing protein has protein sequence MRYNPEEAIHFLEYNAERPHLIIPEYGRHLQKLIDQATAIEDRDERNKAAKYIISVMGSLNPHLRDVPDFQHKLWDQLFIMSDFKLEADSPYPIPNKEVLNQKPEKLAYPQNFPKYRFYGNNIKYMIDVANKWEDGELKSALIMVIANHMKKSYLSWNKDTVKDEVIFEHLYELSGGQINLLKTDEELSNTTDLMRVNKKQSNKTQFGSKPNNNNNNNKKNYSNPKNNNNNKNNNRKA, from the coding sequence ATGAGATACAATCCAGAAGAGGCAATACATTTTCTTGAATACAATGCCGAAAGGCCCCATTTGATCATTCCGGAATACGGACGTCATTTGCAAAAGCTGATCGACCAGGCTACGGCGATTGAAGATCGCGACGAACGCAACAAAGCAGCCAAATACATTATTTCGGTAATGGGGAGTTTAAATCCTCATTTACGGGATGTGCCCGATTTTCAGCACAAGCTTTGGGATCAGTTGTTTATCATGTCCGATTTTAAATTGGAAGCCGATTCACCGTATCCGATTCCGAATAAAGAAGTATTGAATCAAAAACCGGAAAAACTGGCCTATCCGCAAAATTTCCCGAAATATCGTTTTTATGGGAACAATATCAAATACATGATCGACGTTGCCAATAAATGGGAAGATGGTGAATTAAAAAGCGCCCTGATCATGGTTATTGCGAACCATATGAAAAAATCGTACCTGAGCTGGAATAAAGACACCGTAAAAGACGAGGTGATTTTCGAACACCTGTACGAATTGTCCGGAGGTCAGATCAACCTGCTTAAAACAGATGAGGAGTTGTCCAACACAACCGATCTGATGCGGGTAAACAAAAAACAATCCAATAAAACACAGTTTGGAAGTAAGCCGAATAATAATAACAACAATAACAAAAAGAATTATTCGAACCCGAAAAACAATAATAACAACAAAAACAATAACCGAAAAGCTTAA
- a CDS encoding DUF493 family protein, whose translation MKMDKKTEEFYHRLKEELTNSTLWPSEYLFKFIVPTDTEKVSTIEKSFDGMGAVIQTNHSKTGKYTSVSINVTMPSAQSVIDKYLELTAIEGIISL comes from the coding sequence ATGAAGATGGATAAAAAAACCGAGGAATTTTACCACAGACTTAAAGAAGAGTTAACCAACTCGACACTATGGCCTTCCGAATATTTGTTTAAGTTTATTGTGCCAACCGATACAGAAAAAGTAAGCACTATAGAAAAATCGTTCGACGGGATGGGTGCAGTAATCCAGACCAATCATTCGAAAACCGGGAAATACACCAGTGTTTCGATAAACGTAACGATGCCGAGTGCACAAAGTGTAATCGATAAATATTTAGAACTGACAGCAATCGAAGGCATCATTTCGCTATAA
- a CDS encoding AAA family ATPase encodes MDKEIIVIIGGPGSGKTTLINGLTDKGYTCYPEISREVTLEARKQGIEQLFLEKPLLFSELLLEGRKKQFINATKEAADIVFLDRGIPDVLAYMHYIGDSYPAFFDAACREHLYTRIFILPPWKDIYISDDARYENYEQAVLIHEHLVETYEKYGYNLIEVPRDTVDNRILFILDKLS; translated from the coding sequence GTGGATAAGGAAATCATCGTTATAATTGGCGGACCTGGATCGGGGAAAACCACACTGATTAATGGACTTACGGATAAAGGATACACCTGTTATCCCGAGATCTCACGTGAGGTAACCCTGGAAGCCCGCAAGCAAGGAATCGAACAGCTTTTTCTTGAAAAACCACTTTTATTCAGCGAATTACTATTGGAAGGTCGAAAAAAACAATTTATCAACGCTACCAAAGAAGCAGCCGATATTGTTTTTTTGGATCGCGGCATTCCCGATGTTCTGGCTTATATGCATTATATCGGCGATTCGTATCCGGCTTTTTTCGATGCTGCCTGTCGCGAACACCTTTACACCCGAATCTTTATCCTTCCACCCTGGAAAGACATTTATATCAGTGACGACGCCCGTTACGAAAATTACGAACAAGCGGTTTTAATTCACGAGCATTTGGTAGAAACCTACGAAAAATACGGTTATAACCTGATTGAAGTGCCGCGCGATACTGTAGATAACAGAATTCTTTTTATCTTAGACAAACTTTCATAA
- a CDS encoding ATP-dependent DNA helicase RecQ → MSEALQILRKYWKYDRFRIPQDAIIQSVLDGKDTFALLPTGGGKSICFQVPAMVLPGICLVISPLVALMKDQVQNLQKRDIKAIALTGGIPTDELIDLLDNCQFGNYKFLYVSPERLQSEWVVERIKSLPISLIAVDEAHCISQWGHDFRPAYLKVSDLKDFFPKVPFIALTASATPKVQEDICKELRLDQPAIFKSSFTRPNIAYMVFETEDKLYRVQQILTKNQESSIIYVRNRKACHDMASQLNSLGFTTAYYHGGLPSKDKEQQMQRWLNNTAQVMIATNAFGMGIDKPDVKTVIHTQLPDNLENYYQEAGRAGRNGAKAFAVLLVAPSDIATSKSQFIEVLPDKDYLKTVYRKLNNYFQIAYGEGYNETFAFNLNRFCAQYQLPVLKTFNALQFLDRQGVLSLSANFSEKISIQFLLPSKEIIRYISLNKSHEDIIVSILRNYPGVYDMEVGINTHLIARKANTSEDKVHYVLNILQEKAIINYKSQANDSQLTFNEVREDDRVINRLAKFLEKQNQLKITQLDSVIAYISDKKQCKSQFLLHYFGETDIPECGICSVCMSKKQEYANPAALAEKITILLQNGALTSREIESTLDISPDATIFVLQLLLEHNRITINKQNQYILK, encoded by the coding sequence ATGTCCGAAGCTTTACAGATACTCCGGAAATACTGGAAATACGATCGTTTTCGGATCCCGCAGGACGCCATTATTCAGTCTGTTCTCGACGGGAAGGATACTTTTGCCCTATTGCCAACCGGTGGTGGAAAATCGATTTGTTTTCAGGTTCCTGCTATGGTATTGCCGGGAATATGTCTGGTAATTTCCCCTTTGGTAGCACTAATGAAAGATCAGGTGCAAAATCTGCAAAAAAGAGACATCAAAGCGATTGCCTTAACCGGCGGAATTCCAACCGATGAACTTATTGATTTATTGGATAATTGCCAGTTTGGAAATTACAAATTCCTGTATGTATCACCCGAACGCCTGCAATCGGAATGGGTTGTCGAACGCATTAAAAGTTTACCCATTAGCCTTATTGCCGTAGATGAAGCACATTGTATTTCGCAATGGGGACATGATTTCCGACCAGCCTATTTAAAGGTTTCCGATTTAAAAGATTTTTTTCCAAAAGTCCCTTTTATCGCACTTACCGCTTCGGCTACACCTAAAGTACAGGAGGATATTTGCAAAGAACTCCGATTGGATCAACCTGCGATTTTTAAAAGCTCGTTTACCCGTCCGAATATCGCTTATATGGTATTCGAAACAGAAGACAAATTATACCGGGTACAACAAATACTGACCAAAAATCAGGAGTCTTCCATTATATATGTCCGAAACCGGAAAGCCTGTCACGATATGGCTTCTCAGCTTAATAGCCTTGGATTTACAACCGCCTATTATCACGGAGGCTTACCCTCCAAAGACAAAGAACAACAAATGCAACGCTGGCTTAACAATACCGCTCAGGTTATGATTGCCACCAATGCTTTCGGAATGGGAATTGACAAACCCGACGTTAAGACAGTCATTCATACCCAATTACCGGACAATCTTGAAAATTATTATCAGGAAGCCGGTCGCGCCGGACGAAACGGCGCCAAAGCTTTTGCCGTATTATTGGTGGCTCCATCGGATATTGCCACTTCTAAAAGCCAGTTTATTGAAGTACTTCCCGATAAGGACTATCTGAAAACCGTTTACCGAAAACTAAATAATTATTTCCAGATTGCTTATGGTGAAGGCTATAACGAGACATTCGCTTTTAACCTCAATCGGTTTTGCGCGCAATACCAACTTCCGGTTTTAAAAACATTCAACGCTTTACAGTTTTTGGACCGACAGGGCGTTTTAAGTCTTTCGGCCAATTTCTCCGAAAAGATCAGCATTCAGTTTTTATTACCCAGCAAGGAAATCATCCGGTATATCAGTTTAAATAAGTCACATGAGGACATTATCGTGTCTATTTTACGGAATTATCCCGGTGTGTACGATATGGAAGTGGGTATCAACACCCATTTAATTGCCCGGAAAGCCAACACTTCCGAAGACAAGGTGCATTATGTTTTAAACATTTTACAGGAAAAAGCCATCATCAACTATAAAAGTCAGGCCAATGATAGTCAGCTTACCTTTAACGAAGTGCGCGAAGACGATCGGGTTATTAACCGACTTGCGAAATTCCTTGAAAAGCAAAACCAGCTAAAAATAACGCAGCTCGATTCGGTTATCGCGTATATATCCGACAAAAAACAGTGCAAAAGTCAGTTTCTACTCCATTATTTTGGAGAAACCGACATTCCGGAATGCGGTATTTGTTCGGTATGCATGAGCAAAAAACAGGAATATGCCAATCCGGCTGCACTGGCCGAAAAAATCACCATACTATTACAAAACGGCGCATTGACTTCAAGAGAAATCGAAAGCACGCTGGATATAAGTCCGGATGCGACTATCTTTGTACTCCAGCTTTTACTGGAACACAACCGCATCACCATTAACAAACAAAACCAATACATTCTAAAATAA
- the fmt gene encoding methionyl-tRNA formyltransferase encodes MKALRIVFMGTPEFAVGILDTIYQNHYDIAAVITAPDKPAGRGQKIKYSAVKEYALEKGLPVLQPTNLKDPQFLAELQSLNANLQVVVAFRMLPEAVWKMPSLGTFNLHASLLPEYRGAAPINWAVINGETKTGVTTFFIDDKIDTGAMILRGETEIGANETAGELHDRLMVLGQDTVLKTLQLIEKGEATTTIQSDSPEIKTAYKLNKDNCKIDWNQNGATVHNLVRGLSPYPAAWCYIKDNGQEWNVKIYETAFETANHSLASGTIQTTKKEIKVAVSNGYINLLQLQFPGKKRMKASELLNGIILSESAIAF; translated from the coding sequence ATGAAGGCATTACGTATCGTATTTATGGGAACTCCCGAATTTGCCGTTGGAATTCTCGACACCATATATCAAAACCATTATGACATTGCAGCCGTAATTACTGCTCCGGACAAACCGGCCGGAAGAGGACAAAAAATCAAATATTCGGCTGTAAAAGAATACGCCCTCGAAAAAGGATTGCCGGTTTTACAACCTACCAACTTAAAAGATCCGCAGTTTCTGGCAGAATTACAAAGCCTTAACGCCAACTTACAGGTTGTGGTTGCTTTTAGAATGCTACCGGAGGCCGTATGGAAAATGCCATCATTGGGTACTTTTAACCTTCACGCCTCCTTATTACCGGAATACCGTGGGGCAGCACCTATTAATTGGGCAGTGATCAACGGAGAAACCAAAACAGGTGTAACCACTTTCTTTATTGATGATAAAATCGATACCGGAGCGATGATTTTACGCGGTGAAACCGAAATCGGAGCCAACGAAACCGCCGGTGAGTTACACGATCGCCTGATGGTACTCGGGCAGGATACTGTTTTAAAGACGTTACAGCTTATCGAAAAAGGAGAAGCCACTACAACGATACAATCCGATAGCCCGGAAATCAAAACCGCTTATAAGCTTAACAAAGACAATTGCAAAATCGACTGGAATCAAAACGGGGCAACCGTTCACAATCTGGTTCGCGGTCTTAGTCCGTACCCAGCCGCCTGGTGTTATATTAAAGATAACGGACAGGAATGGAACGTCAAAATTTACGAAACAGCCTTCGAAACGGCAAATCATTCGCTGGCATCCGGAACCATTCAAACGACCAAAAAAGAAATTAAAGTTGCCGTATCAAACGGTTATATCAATTTGCTACAATTACAGTTCCCAGGCAAGAAAAGAATGAAAGCCTCCGAATTGCTAAACGGAATTATTCTTTCGGAAAGCGCCATCGCTTTCTAA
- a CDS encoding HU family DNA-binding protein yields the protein MNKSELIDAIAADAGITKAAAKLALESFLNNVEGTLAKGGRVSLVGFGSWSVSKRAAREGRNPQTGKTIKIAAKNVVKFKAGAELEGSVNK from the coding sequence ATGAACAAATCAGAATTAATCGATGCAATTGCTGCTGATGCAGGTATCACTAAAGCAGCCGCCAAATTAGCTTTGGAATCTTTTTTAAACAATGTTGAAGGAACTTTAGCTAAAGGTGGAAGAGTATCTTTAGTAGGTTTTGGTTCTTGGTCAGTTTCTAAGAGAGCTGCAAGAGAAGGAAGAAATCCTCAAACAGGAAAAACTATCAAAATTGCCGCTAAAAATGTTGTAAAATTTAAAGCGGGTGCTGAACTGGAAGGTTCTGTAAATAAATAA